The segment GGCATGGACGGCATCATGCACGAGGGCCCCATCGGCCTCGGCCTGAAGCCGATCTCCGAGAAGGGCAGCAAGCGCCTCGTCCGCGAGGCCATCGACTACGCCATCGAGAACGACCGCGACACGGTCACGCTCGTCCACAAGGGCAACATCATGAAGTTCACCGAGGGACAGTTCGGCACCTGGGGCATGGAGGTCGCCGAGGAGGAGTACCCCGACGACGAGGTCTTCGCCGCACCCGACTCGCTCTGGGAGGAGCAGGACGAGGTCGACATCCCGGAGGACGCCGTCATGGTCGAGGAGCGCCTCGCCGACGCGATGCTCCAGTGGATGCAGCTCCGCACCGACGAGTTCGACGTCCTCGCGATGCCGAACCTCAACGGCGACTACCTCTCCGACGCCGCGGGCGCACAGATCGGCGGCCTCGGCATCGCGCCCGGCGCGAACTTCGGTGAGGGTCGCTGTCTCGCAGAGCCCGTCCACGGCAGCGCGCCGAAGCGCGCGGGCCAGAACATGGCCAACCCGACCGCGCTCATCCTCTCCGGCCGCCTGATGTTCGAGTACATGGGCTGGGAGGACACCGGCGCGCTCATCCGCGACGCCGTCGAGCAGACCATCTCCAGCGGCAAGGTCACCTACGACCTCGAGCGCCAGATCGAGGGCGGCGAGAAGCTCTCGACCACGGAGTACGCCGAGGAGATCGTCGCGAACATCGAGACGCTCTCGTAGACACAGCTCGCGCCACCACCGTCTCGCAGCCCCGGTTTTCTATCGTCGTCGTCACGACGTGCATCGAACCCGGCGGGTGATGATCCGAAACCCGACAGTTGTTGTTTTTCCAACAGCTGGTCGGTGCGGCGGACCCGTGCCACGAACCGTTCGGCGGCCGTCTCGAAGCCATCCCGCCGCGGTCCCCCGGATTCACGGAGCGTCGAACGTACTATCAGACGTTCGTGAAATAACTAGAACTTATTTCTATTAGTGACCACATCCATGTGGTATGGCATCTCCCCCCAGACCATCCGAACAGGTGCCGGACTTCGTCGTCGAGCACTTCGAGGAGCACGACCCAGAGACGTTGCGTGACATCGTGGCGTACGAGGCACAGCGCGCCCGTTCGACCGAGGTTCCGAAGTACATCACGGAGGTGTTCGTGATGCAGAGCGCCGAGACGAAACGCGCCATCGCGACGTACGCCCGCGACCTCGCCGCCCACAAGGACCGACGCGCCGAGGAGCTCGCCGAACAGCGACGAGCCGAGGCAGCGGCCGCCGCCGACGGCGGTGAACCGCGAGCGACCGAGTCCGACCAGTCGACGGACGACTCGGACGATGACGACGACGGGCCGTCGTTCGCGACGGGGCCGATGTTCGGGTGACCGCCGGCGTCAGGCACCGCCGGTGCAGTCGACCTCGAACCGCGCCCCACCGTTCTCACCCGAGCAGGCAGCCACCGACCAGCCGTGCGCCTCCGCGACCGTCGAGACGATGGCGAGCCCGAAGCCCGTCCCGTCGTCGTCCGTCGTGATACCCTGCTCGAACAGGGAGTCCGCGACCGTCGGGTCGATGCCCTGTCCGTCGTCGACGACCGCGAACCCGGCGTCCGTCGCCTCGACGCGAACCGTCGTCGCACCCGGCGCGTGGTCGACCACGTTCCGGAACAGGTTCTCGAACAGCGTCTGGAGCCGCTCCGGGTCCGCCTCGACCGTCCCGAGGCCGTCACCGAGTTCCACGTCGAGGTCGCCCGTCTCCGCGGTCGTCCAGGCGCGTGTCGCGACCGCCTCGAGGGAGACCGGCTCCGTCTCGGCTCGCGAGCGACCCTCGCGTGCCAGCGTCAGCACGTCCTCGATGAGCCGCTCCATCCGGTCGAGCGCGTCGGCCGCCGCGTCGACCCGTTCGTCCTCCAGCCCGTCGAGATACCCCTGGGCGACCGAGAGCGGCCCACGGAGGTCGTGGCTGACCACCTCCGCGAACTCGTCGAGCCGCTCGTTGCGGTCGCGCAGACGCTCCTGGAGCTCGACCCGTTCGGTCACGTCCTGCTGGAACCC is part of the Haloarchaeobius litoreus genome and harbors:
- the icd gene encoding isocitrate dehydrogenase (NADP(+)) — encoded protein: MSSDYEHIEIPDEGEKITADGEELSVPDEPIIPILHGDGIGKDVGPAAQKVLDAAAAATGRKVHWMEVYAGESAREIYGEDVNLPDETVDAIRDHRVAIKGPLTTPVGAGFRSLNVALRQTLDLYANVRPTYYLDGVPSPMKAPEEMDMVTFRENTEDVYAGIEWEQGTEAVEQVREFVEEEMGMDGIMHEGPIGLGLKPISEKGSKRLVREAIDYAIENDRDTVTLVHKGNIMKFTEGQFGTWGMEVAEEEYPDDEVFAAPDSLWEEQDEVDIPEDAVMVEERLADAMLQWMQLRTDEFDVLAMPNLNGDYLSDAAGAQIGGLGIAPGANFGEGRCLAEPVHGSAPKRAGQNMANPTALILSGRLMFEYMGWEDTGALIRDAVEQTISSGKVTYDLERQIEGGEKLSTTEYAEEIVANIETLS